In Oryzihumus leptocrescens, the following are encoded in one genomic region:
- a CDS encoding response regulator transcription factor, with product MSSDVRVLVADDDRDIRDLVVFKLSQAGYAVQAVSDGAAALAAIQDNPPDLAVLDVMMPGLSGIDVLRKVRQDPGTADLAVILLTAKSRDADVDAGFATGANDYVIKPFSPRELLHRVNVVLARVKA from the coding sequence GATGACGACCGGGACATCCGGGACCTCGTGGTCTTCAAGCTGAGCCAGGCGGGCTACGCCGTGCAGGCTGTCAGCGACGGCGCCGCCGCCCTCGCCGCGATCCAGGACAACCCGCCGGACCTGGCCGTCCTCGACGTGATGATGCCCGGGCTGTCCGGCATCGACGTGCTGCGCAAGGTCCGCCAGGACCCGGGCACCGCCGACCTCGCCGTCATCCTGCTCACCGCGAAGTCCCGTGACGCCGACGTCGACGCCGGCTTCGCCACGGGCGCCAACGACTACGTCATCAAGCCGTTCAGCCCTCGCGAGCTGCTCCACCGGGTCAACGTCGTGCTGGCCCGGGTCAAGGCGTGA